A single genomic interval of Prunus dulcis chromosome 5, ALMONDv2, whole genome shotgun sequence harbors:
- the LOC117628153 gene encoding uncharacterized protein LOC117628153 — MAAAVDFTSSQDHALTMASRQDEILGKISKIQKSLPKISEMENSLSELGQIWEMEKSLGELGKISEMEKSLAALKKLISEELGLLRPFSRKHGAVRPYPSLPMVENASTTVNQGEDRSLFLMVAFTGGKYRTALYEVKFKFGGEVEDMGGGGPLEPVATFGPSKYLGARIFDRSQLYVFSEEGWDKPCVRSFGGYIFDTKTRALDRLTPSTVQFKQHGTVVSAYGTLYFLEAKTEFVEGSALYFGKYNHDKKDWVQMPRFPFSHTFTTFVVGYAVGFGIILFILSDLHRNFDVVAFHVGRQNWKRVEIGTCTPFRGRAVIVGKTIYALHMFQTEAIIAYSLEMKEDDDGDIAYSLVQLCKLNGLEIADPPLQFDELVTDYLVHLGNQDFVHVKTASNEECDDVQHLCITTFQIVQEGRTHMIETLHSTVLAVKIEDYTWFLLTFGFTPECGDYEPVEGKSAASVKQPKQEDETTLDENSLMDEKEVKHEIAFMQHEKASQKNHKDANGIIENKRQKDKKKMLLEGGITGSRKQAVM; from the exons ATGGCCGCAGCCGTTGACTTCACCTCCAGTCAAGACCATGCCTTGACGATGGCATCACGCCAGGATGAGATCCTGGGTAAGATATCGAAGATCCAGAAATCTCTGCCCAAGATATCGGAGATGGAGAACTCTTTGAGCGAACTGGGACAGATATGGGAGATGGAGAAATCGTTGGGCGAACTGGGCAAGATATCGGAGATGGAGAAATCTCTGGCCGCGCTGAAGAAATTAATATCAGAGGAGCTAGGCCTGCTACGCCCCTTCAGTCGCAAACATGGGGCCGTTCGTCCTTACCCAAG CTTGCCCATGGTAGAGAATGCATCAACGACAGTAAATCAAGGGGAAGATAgatctttgtttttaatgGTAGCTTTCACCGGGGGCAAATACCGTACTGCCTTATATGAAGTTAAATTCAAATTCGGAGGAGAAGTTGAAGATATGGGCGGAGGAGGACCACTTGAGCCGGTAGCCACGTTCGGTCCTTCTAAATATTTGGGTGCAAGGATTTTTGACCGCTCCCAACTATATGTGTTTTCAGAGGAGGGTTGGGATAAACCTTGCGTTAGGTCATTTGGAGGGTATATCTTTGATACGAAAACTAGGGCATTAGATCGCTTAACACCTTCTACCGTACAATTTAAGCAACATGGAACAGTTGTCTCGGCATATGGCacactttattttcttgaagccAAAACGGAATTCGTAGAAGGTTCAGCCTTATACTTTGGGAAATATAACCATGATAAGAAGGATTGGGTCCAAATGCCTCGGTTTCCATTTTCTCATACATTTACTACGTTTGTAGTTGGTTATGCAGTTGGTTTTggaattattttgtttatattgtcTGACTTGCACAGAAACTTTGATGTCGTTGCTTTTCACGTGGGTAGACAGAATTGGAAAAGAGTGGAAATTGGCACTTGTACTCCTTTCCGAGGGAGGGCCGTGATTGTAGGCAAGACTATCTATGCCTTGCATATGTTTCAGACAGAAGCGATCATAGCATACTCCTTGGAGAtgaaagaagatgatgatggtgatatTGCATATTCACTAGTCCAGCTATGTAAATTGAACGGCCTTGAGATTGCGGATCCGCCATTGCAATTTGATGAACTTGTGACTGACTATTTGGTTCATCTGGGGAACCAAGACTTTGTTCATGTTAAGACTGCCAGTAACGAAGAATGTGATGATGTTCAACATCTTTGTATCACCACGTTTCAAATTGTTCAAGAAGGAAGAACACATATGATCGAGACCTTACATTCAACTGTTCTTGCTGTGAAAATTGAGGACTATACTTGGTTCTTGCTTACGTTCGGCTTTACTCC AGAGTGTGGGGATTATGAACCTGTGGAAGGGAAGAGTGCAGCAAGCGTTAAGCagccaaaacaagaagatgaaaCCACTTTGGATGAGAATTCTTTGATGGATGAG AAAGAAGTCAAACATGAAATAGCCTTCATGCAGCATGAAAAAGCCAGCCAGAAAAATCACAAGGATGCAAACGGaataattgaaaacaaaagacaaaaagacaaaaagaaaatgctttTGGAAGGAGGGATTACAGGTAGTAGAAAACAAGCTGTGATGTAA
- the LOC117628605 gene encoding uncharacterized protein LOC117628605, which translates to MGDRYISQISAAAAELALGQGHTLTMASHQDELLGKILAIEKSLGKISEMEKTLGQLLDWFKSITQELRLLRPGPPITTRPLPCTVIENYNPNQVEAYVLYPRLQEASTSQPKQEEITARKPEIEAMQYEETTDVPISYY; encoded by the exons ATGGGGGATCGGTATATATCTCAAATTTCGGCCGCCGCCGCTGAGCTCGCCTTGGGTCAAGGCCATACCTTGACGATGGCTTCACACCAAGATGAGCTACTCGGCAAGATATTGGCGATCGAGAAATCTCTGGGCAAGATATCGGAGATGGAGAAAACTCTGGGCCAACTGTTGGATTGGTTTAAATCAATAACGCAGGAGCTTCGCTTACTACGCCCCGGTCCACCCATAACAACGAGGCCGCTACCTTGCACGGTGATTGAAAACTACAATCCCAACCAAGTGGAGGCCTATGTTCTTTACCCAAG GTTACAGGAGGCTAGTACGAGTCagccaaaacaagaagaaataacCGCCAGGAAGCCGGAGATAGAAGCCATGCAGTATGAAGAAACCACTGATGTCCCAATCAGTTATTACTAG
- the LOC117628268 gene encoding uncharacterized protein LOC117628268 yields the protein MAAAVDFTSSQDHALTMASRQDEILGKIWKIQKSLPKISEMENSLSELGQIWEMEKSLGELGKISEMEKSLAALKKLISEELGLLRPFSRKHGAVRPYPSLPMVENASTTVNQGEDRSLFLMVAFTGGKYRTALYEVKFKFGGEVEDMGGGGPLEPVATFGPSKYLGARIFDRSQLYVFSEEGWDKPCVRSFGGYIFDTKTRALDRLTPSTVQFKQHGTVVSAYGTLYFLEAKTEFVEGSALYFGKYNHDKKDWVQMPRFPFSHTFTTFVIGYAVGFGIILFILSDLHGNFDVVAFHVGRQNWKRVEIGTCTPFRGRAVIVGKTIYALHMFQTEAIIAYSLEMKEDDDGDIAYSLVQLCKLNGLEIADPPLQFDELVTDYLVHLGNQDFVHVKTASNEECDDVQHLCITTFQIVQEGRTHMIETLHSTVLAVKIEDYTWFLLTFGFTPECGDYEPVEGKSAASVKQPKQEDETTLDENSLMDEKEVKHEIAFMQHEKASQKNHKDANGIIENKRQKDKKKMLLEGGITGSRKQAVM from the exons ATGGCCGCAGCCGTTGACTTCACCTCCAGTCAAGACCATGCCTTGACGATGGCATCACGCCAGGATGAGATCCTGGGTAAGATATGGAAGATCCAGAAATCTCTGCCCAAGATATCGGAGATGGAGAACTCTTTGAGCGAACTGGGACAGATATGGGAGATGGAGAAATCGTTGGGCGAACTGGGCAAGATATCGGAGATGGAGAAATCTCTGGCCGCGCTGAAGAAATTAATATCAGAGGAGCTAGGCCTGCTACGCCCCTTCAGTCGCAAACATGGGGCCGTTCGTCCTTACCCAAG CTTGCCCATGGTAGAGAATGCATCAACGACAGTAAATCAAGGGGAAGATAgatctttgtttttaatgGTAGCTTTCACCGGGGGCAAATACCGTACTGCCTTATATGAAGTTAAATTCAAATTCGGAGGAGAAGTTGAAGATATGGGCGGAGGAGGACCACTTGAGCCGGTAGCCACGTTCGGTCCTTCTAAATATTTGGGTGCAAGGATTTTTGACCGCTCCCAACTATATGTGTTTTCAGAGGAGGGTTGGGATAAACCTTGCGTTAGGTCATTTGGAGGGTATATCTTTGATACGAAAACTAGGGCATTAGATCGCTTAACACCTTCTACCGTACAATTTAAGCAACATGGAACAGTTGTCTCGGCATATGGCacactttattttcttgaagccAAAACGGAATTCGTAGAAGGTTCAGCCTTATACTTTGGGAAATATAACCATGATAAGAAGGATTGGGTCCAAATGCCTCGGTTTCCATTTTCTCATACATTTACTACGTTTGTAATTGGTTATGCAGTTGGTTTTggaattattttgtttatattgtcTGACTTGCACGGAAACTTTGATGTCGTTGCTTTTCACGTGGGTAGACAGAATTGGAAAAGAGTGGAAATTGGCACTTGTACTCCTTTCCGAGGGAGGGCCGTGATTGTAGGCAAGACTATCTATGCCTTGCATATGTTTCAGACAGAAGCGATCATAGCATACTCCTTGGAGAtgaaagaagatgatgatggtgatatTGCATATTCACTAGTCCAGCTATGTAAATTGAACGGCCTTGAGATTGCGGATCCGCCATTGCAATTTGATGAACTTGTGACTGACTATTTGGTTCATCTGGGGAACCAAGACTTTGTTCATGTTAAGACTGCCAGTAACGAAGAATGTGATGATGTTCAACATCTTTGTATCACCACGTTTCAAATTGTTCAAGAAGGAAGAACACATATGATCGAGACCTTACATTCAACTGTTCTTGCTGTGAAAATTGAGGACTATACTTGGTTCTTGCTTACGTTCGGCTTTACTCC AGAGTGTGGGGATTATGAACCTGTGGAAGGGAAGAGTGCAGCAAGCGTTAAGCagccaaaacaagaagatgaaaCCACTTTGGATGAGAATTCTTTGATGGATGAG AAAGAAGTCAAACATGAAATAGCCTTCATGCAGCATGAAAAAGCCAGCCAGAAAAATCACAAGGATGCAAACGGaataattgaaaacaaaagacaaaaagacaaaaagaaaatgctttTGGAAGGAGGGATTACAGGTAGTAGAAAACAAGCTGTGATGTAA
- the LOC117627677 gene encoding uncharacterized protein LOC117627677 isoform X1, whose protein sequence is MNRSKTVAFLWLFSALLFYSLFQMALRNSDSSHNYTSASDSMVSNKEQRSALYDRMARDLDQHGPLFLQHGHTSQSLSLSDIFTIKDGSVAPILKAANPPVRANVLHLSTQYSVPISEALKPILDPYFDKVIWFQNSSLYHFSMFHASHHISPVPATQDEIEAEAAAVRAVTQELCPLKIVLDRVVLTSTGVLLGCWQVISGSDPITIRAKLRTALPRAPEKQLYDAAILHTSFARLLGHPKASSTMLSNTGDQVHFFHGLVDRLNNELRGFEAVISELWYVEEFDVLALALNGRMKMRRFQLGCSRN, encoded by the exons ATGAATCGCTCCAAAACCGTAGCTTTCCTCTGGCTCTTCTCTGCCTTGCTCTTCTACTCTCTCTTCCAAATGGCGCTCCGGAACTCTGATTCTTCACACAATTACACATCCGCTTCTG ATTCTATGGTTTCCAATAAGGAGCAGAGGTCCGCCTTGTACGATCGGATGGCTAGGGATTTGGATCAGCACGGACCGCTTTTTCTCCAACATGGCCACACTTCTCagtctctctccctttctgaTATTTTTACCATCAAGGATGGATCTGTAGCACCTATACTTAAG GCAGCAAATCCCCCTGTACGTGCCAATGTTTTGCATCTGAGCACACAGTATTCGGTTCCGATATC GGAGGCTCTTAAACCTATACTCGATCCGTACTTTGATAAAG TGATTTGGTTTCAGAACTCCAGCTTGTACCATTTTAGTATGTTCCATGCCTCACACCATATTTCACCTGTTCCTGCCACTCAAGATGAG aTTGAAGCCGAAGCAGCTGCTGTTAGAGCTGTCACACAGGAACTCTGCCCTTTAAAAATTGTCCTAGACAGGGTGGTTTTAACTTCAACAGGTGTGCTTCTTGGGTGCTGGCAG GTAATATCTGGATCAGATCCTATAACCATTCGTGCAAAATTGAGGACTGCACTTCCACGGGCACCAGAGAAGCAACTT TATGATGCGGCTATTCTTCATACATCATTTGCAAGGCTTCTGGGTCACCCGAAAGCATCATCCACG ATGCTATCTAATACTGGGGATCAGGTCCACTTCTTTCATGGGCTTGTTGATCGTCTAAACAATGAACTCCGGGGATTTGAG GCGGTCATATCTGAGCTCTGGTATGTTGAGGAATTTGATGTTTTGGCTCTTGCTTTGAATGGAAGAATGAAGATGCGCAGGTTCCAACTTGGCTGCTCAAGAAATTGA
- the LOC117627677 gene encoding uncharacterized protein LOC117627677 isoform X2, with protein sequence MNRSKTVAFLWLFSALLFYSLFQMALRNSDSSHNYTSASDSMVSNKEQRSALYDRMARDLDQHGPLFLQHGHTSQSLSLSDIFTIKDGSVAPILKAANPPVRANVLHLSTQYSVPISEALKPILDPYFDKVIWFQNSSLYHFSMFHASHHISPVPATQDEIEAEAAAVRAVTQELCPLKIVLDRVVLTSTGVLLGCWQMLSNTGDQVHFFHGLVDRLNNELRGFEAVISELWYVEEFDVLALALNGRMKMRRFQLGCSRN encoded by the exons ATGAATCGCTCCAAAACCGTAGCTTTCCTCTGGCTCTTCTCTGCCTTGCTCTTCTACTCTCTCTTCCAAATGGCGCTCCGGAACTCTGATTCTTCACACAATTACACATCCGCTTCTG ATTCTATGGTTTCCAATAAGGAGCAGAGGTCCGCCTTGTACGATCGGATGGCTAGGGATTTGGATCAGCACGGACCGCTTTTTCTCCAACATGGCCACACTTCTCagtctctctccctttctgaTATTTTTACCATCAAGGATGGATCTGTAGCACCTATACTTAAG GCAGCAAATCCCCCTGTACGTGCCAATGTTTTGCATCTGAGCACACAGTATTCGGTTCCGATATC GGAGGCTCTTAAACCTATACTCGATCCGTACTTTGATAAAG TGATTTGGTTTCAGAACTCCAGCTTGTACCATTTTAGTATGTTCCATGCCTCACACCATATTTCACCTGTTCCTGCCACTCAAGATGAG aTTGAAGCCGAAGCAGCTGCTGTTAGAGCTGTCACACAGGAACTCTGCCCTTTAAAAATTGTCCTAGACAGGGTGGTTTTAACTTCAACAGGTGTGCTTCTTGGGTGCTGGCAG ATGCTATCTAATACTGGGGATCAGGTCCACTTCTTTCATGGGCTTGTTGATCGTCTAAACAATGAACTCCGGGGATTTGAG GCGGTCATATCTGAGCTCTGGTATGTTGAGGAATTTGATGTTTTGGCTCTTGCTTTGAATGGAAGAATGAAGATGCGCAGGTTCCAACTTGGCTGCTCAAGAAATTGA